aaaaataaaaataatgtatgttgCATGCATATAGGGATATACCATTTTTAACTAGGtgaggtgtatatatatattatacctattggtgtaatggtttttttttttaatacctaggtgtatacctatattattcttgCGTGAATGGCACATATTAGTTCCCagacgttttttttatatatatattataataataaaatcgtccGTCACGTGCACATAACagtcagaatattattatctactatcTAGTCATAAGCTGAGAGTAGGCAACTACGAGTCGTCTGCAGGATTTTAAATTTCACGACGTGaattacacaaaaattatagatttgtttttccaaatgaaatattttataataatatattgtataaactgtAGTAGTATAGGATATTTACGACGTGATCAGTCTGTAAATGATTTTGTGAAAACGGTAACATTCGATTAATATTTCCAAtgtcgtgtattatatttatatacaagcgtattatcattgattataaataaataataaatactagaagGTATTATAAATCAATGGTATACGACTGAATTTGATGACCATGGCGTGTAGTAATTTGTGATCATTCTGTATAGGCACGATACACacgtatttctttattttatatataataatataatacttatatacctaatacgacTTCCTCAACACACTGCTCTCGCCACCACGTTTAAAGGATCGCGAATAGTTCAAaggtaagtaaaataaattaaaattacattttgtcgTTTTTTTCCTTGCGGCATCACTATACATGGACAATATGCTTATTGCTTAACCCCATGCAGCATATTACATTTTGTCCTAGAATTTCTATATATACACCATAGGCGTGTGCACAGGGGATGCCGGGGGGACCCTTCGTCAAAAACGACAAGGatcctaattattaattaagtataaattaagttaacGAAATTATTGacgaattcaaaaatgttgttccttTTAAACGTCGATTATCATTATAAGATTGTATATCTaatctatatattgttatgtaatattagaatgaataataaaataaaataaatatttttagtgcatttgatatctttaaaacatttgtctgtctctataattgttttcaaaattattgtggGCCCTAATTTTTGTGTGCACCCCCGAAACCAAAAGTCTGCGCACGTCTATGATAGATATCACACCAAACGGGGTATGGTCTGTGCGGCCGAGCcccgtataatgtataaatgaagGAAAACTTTAAGTTCCCGTAATCCCTCATCAGCAGAACATGTTTATGAACtgtgaacattataataatattgtttcactCTCATTAATTACTCGTTATAATGTTTGTTTTCAGTTCTCTTCCACCGACGCACAGCGTAAGACAAAGcgaatttttttagtaatctcGGGAGAAAGATCACTTATTACAAAATCTtatagaagataatatttttcaatgtttgacatattatagccatataggtattataattttacttaaaaaaaattactgtgaattgaaattgttattttattgtcttgagacaatatttaaagTAAGTGATGTcaaaccctcaaaaatattattctctattatTTTTGTGAGAGGTGATTTTGTTCCAAGATTATTCAAAAACGTGAGAAAACGATATTGcatgaatttgtattattacctataaaatatgtattataatgttaattaatggTGCGCGTGGGGGCCTgtagagagaaaacaaattgcGCGATCACATGttttaagtttacttaaataaataagtgttgtgaattagataatatgtatataatataatattttataatacgaaaACAACGAACCGCGATTATAATTAGGAAGGTGCATAGATTCTAAAATTGTtagatagatataaataaatgtacaatgttTTTGATCTGGACTAAGTTCAACTATTTTTAGACTCTAAAATAGGCGTaaataacatgttattattcaagaacaatattttaaacgacagcaatattataatattttgtcggcAGTAAACAAAGTATTGATTCCAACTCTGGATATAGAGTCCGGAAAGTAACAATGGGGCTagcaaatttattaaaactatgttGCGCCTTGTGCCTTAGTAAAGGTACGAAGGTTTACAACAAAGAGACGGTCGTCAGCCGACAAGACAAATAGCGATCATTAGGGAATAAGAAAATATGCGATTGATAGTTGTTTTGCGTAGCGAATGCAACTACGGTAGACGGTAGTGAAGGCGACTAATAACCATTTTATTTAATGTCGTGTTTgttacaatcataacaaaaaccGCAAACTGCACGAGGAAATAAATTTTCtgtaaacgtattttttttttctagtcacACGCAACACAATGTACAACTACACTCTTTTGGTTGAATTgtacaaaaaagaaaaacaatttcagAAAGTATACACCACGTTTCGACCTAACTTAAAAGGTtagttatgaatttataatagtttttttttttactgtaatacCTACTGTGCATTATAAAACGTTTCTCAATGCAGAAGAGAGCCCGAAGAGCAAACCTCTCACTAACTAATGTTCTTATTaagactaattattattaattggtatacataataaaaattataagcacTTATTTTGATCGTCGTAAGCCTAGACTCTAGAGCAGGGGCCACCACCAAATGGCAATCCGTGGACGAATTTTATTTGGCCAGCAGATgcgaaatttatttatatatttaattattaatctttataataattaattaaatgaggttatcattttattttttttattttgtctactttcaatataatatataatatgcactatgcagGTACATTGAATTTTTAAGGTCCTCGAAGATGTCATGAATTCCTAATGTGGccctacaaaaatattaattagtgacCCCCCCATATTTAGagcaacaaattattttagcaCCATAATTGGTTAAACTTAACGagtatttgaacataatatgcaatttatagCACCACCTGTAACGGGAAAATTTTATGCTCGTCACGAAGCAAATGTTAATCAAGGTGAACCAAATGATCACTACATAGAACTTTTGGCACAAGCTAAATCTCTAGGGCCAAAGAACAAATTTCCTTCTCCAAAAACTGAAAATCAAAGGTAAATATTGAAgtgttcataataaatattatttcaatgaaaaaattgtttataatataatattctacatttttaagtataaaataatttgaagcaGTATGTCACTTTTTTGTAGGTATGGGTGGCACGATAAATCTTTTATTCCACGAAATGAAGATATATTGATGTTTCCACACGTGGAAGCACCCGAAATAAAATTAGACATCATATTAAAGcagaattataaaaatgaagtaCCATTTAGTGGAataccttttaaattataataaaacaaaatataaaaatcatagaataaaactgtattttttcttttcggTTTGTATCATTTTAACAAGATACTTCTTagatatattacaatacaatacctataaaaatgcattttttaacattatttttaaacagtagaacaaatgtacaatattagtttctttttaaaattagatattctTATACTTGCAGTTAAtgttttacaaacaatttattccCACTGttacatttcaatttattataaagtataaaatatattaatagtagttTTAAACTCAATTACTTTCCAATGATagtcattaaatgtttacaacatGACAACACCTTTGATGGTTCTGAATTAGATGCCATCAATTCAATGTAATCTCTAATTTGTTCCGTCAAAGTCGGAggatattttaaacttaataatgttCCAATTGCTACAAAACAACGGAACATTGCTTCAGGTTCAGTCAGTCTTGGACACACCACATTTATTGTGTTATTCACAAGTTGTATAGCTATTTCATCATCAGATTGTTTAATCATAACACTGAAATTCAGCATCAATGTGGCTACAGCAATctattaagaattaattaacacctataaatatataaattcaatttagaaatgaaaatatcaaaactatatCTCACTTGAAGGGGTTTTTGAGACAGATTTTCATTAGATAAATTTCGAATAAATTTTAAGAACTCTTCATAGTTTTTCACTACGAGTAGTTCTCCTTTTTCATGATGCATAAGATTACATAAGCACCTAAATGCCAACATCTGATTAGTAGGCTTTTCAATATCATGAATGTGTGGTAATAATTTATCCATAATTAAGTTGTTTGAACACAATAGGTCATTTACACGTTTGTTGCGCACAGCCAGTCTTGTAATATCCAATACaggaaataaaatatcttaaataaagcataaatattatttagtataatagtataatactataaatttatattacaatataatatagacttgtTATTTACCTTTGGGCCAATCAAGTAAACTGATCAAAATCTTTATACTATCCTCATCAGGACTAATATTTACATCACAAAGTTTCACAAGAGAATCAAGTTGACTTTGGTTGAGTTTATTAAATGAGTCACCtgcttttttattaaattcttcaattttacctaaaacatacaaaaattaaataaagcacaaatataatatttaatattatgatgaacattatattttaaatatttatatctttacTAACTTAAAATGGTTGAAGTATTGGCTtgatcaaatttcaaataagtaGTTTGAGGAAAAAATTTGTTGTAACCTGAAGATACTTGACCCAGCTGTTCAGTGAAATGGTTTTGACTGTTCGATCCAGATGAAGAAGTACCGTTATTAGATGGCACATACCTAGCTGCCCCTGTATAAGGATCTACATAACCTTGGTTAGCAGGTAATGGCGGAGGAGCAGTTTTAGCGTTTGAAATTATAAAGTTTGCCACAGTTTCTAAATAGGATTGTGGTAAATCGTGTTTGTGTATAAATGCTTGAGCCACCACCCAAGGATCTTCATCTCTGTTAAAAGGTAATTTGAGAGGAGGGGCTCCATCTTCTATATCAACGTTCCATACAAAATCATACtcctacaaattataataaaagtgaaaaacattaaataatcatgagtaatatttattagtttaactTACCTTTCCTTCGTGCATGTTTTTATTCGGGTCAGATGCACTTAAAACATCACCAATTTTATCCCATTTACCAACATTTGATAACCATTTATAACAAATAGGTTTTCCATTTTCATTAACCATTATTATCTGGCCATCACTTTTTCCAGGTTTATACAGTACTTCTGGTCCAGGCAAACTACagagtataaataaacaaaatcatattgTCTGTTTCATAACTTAATAATACAATCAATACCAGACTTACCTATCCACTTTAATGCCGCCAACTTCTTTTTGAGCCACCTGGTTTACATTGTCAACTTGTTCTTGGAATGCTGCTTGGGCTTCATTTGTAGCTTGGCGATTTGAATCCGTACTGAATATTCTTATTAAGCCATCactaacaaacaataaatataattcaataattgaaatatttttattacaatgattaaattattcaaagcaTTATATTAGGAAGCAGGttgaattatacaattttgaatgtataaatatatttactcatAAACAGTAGATGTTAAGAATAATGGTTTTTAGTtgttgcatttttattattaaagtgtaACAAAcgaattgttataaataaagacCAGAATTATATTCTCCTAAAACATCTAAAAATGATGTTAATGTTCTCTAAAAAACCTTAAAGGGGCTCTCCTTGTGTGTCTTTAATAAGGGgcaatatttaggtaatatgcAACTTCGATGCTGCTGCCCATGGCATCTACGTTAGTCTTCAATGATAATTGGTGTGAGTGTGATTGTACCGGGTTATCTATGCACACACTGCATGCATATAAATGTCAATAGCATCGCAAACCAAAAATAGAAAGCGTGATTTTTTGTTCAAACAcgctttacaaaaaaaactctCACGCATCGTTGAGGTCTGAtttgatttatcattttttccTTTAGAAGGAGGCGCATTGGATTTCAATTTTACATTGTTGCTtgaaacaaacataatataaatagtaaaagcTTGTGAAAATTGGTCATATTCAGCATCGTATTATATAGTTCAGAAATAGTCCAATGCAAGAATGCCCGGTAAGAAGTGTTTctcttaaaaaaacattatcgaAATCAGATCACTCCAAGAGGCatgagtttttcctgtaagatatgtttttgagtaaaaaaactGGGTTACGTGCAAGCCTCTTaaaatattctcattatattctctaataaatttaaaaaatatgcaaaaataatcaATGAACATCAATATATgctttaatatacaatatattattttattttttaataacactcCTTTATTTAATTAGTGAGTTACACTtacgattttaaaattagctgtttttatattttgtttatttaaaaaaaaattaaaaatcaggcAATtgcattaaatacataattgcacatgtccaaaaaaaaacttagatacgcaataaacataatataacacggAACATATATGTTGATATTATCAGTATGAAAACCACTACCAACACTTCAGGTTAGCCACTATATTTAGTGAACGTCACGGCAACTTATGATAGGTGCTAGAACACTgcgtgctttttttttttatcaaaatgatgaaaaaatttccaggtaccataatattagaactaaattaacatttttcctcacaatttaaaaaatattccaaaatat
This portion of the Acyrthosiphon pisum isolate AL4f chromosome A1, pea_aphid_22Mar2018_4r6ur, whole genome shotgun sequence genome encodes:
- the LOC100574175 gene encoding uncharacterized protein LOC100574175 isoform X1 yields the protein MYNYTLLVELYKKEKQFQKVYTTFRPNLKAPPVTGKFYARHEANVNQGEPNDHYIELLAQAKSLGPKNKFPSPKTENQSMSLFCRYGWHDKSFIPRNEDILMFPHVEAPEIKLDIILKQNYKNEVPFSGIPFKL
- the LOC100168596 gene encoding phospholipase A-2-activating protein — encoded protein: MAYKLSSVLYGHVMDVRGLAAGADGYIVSASRDKTAKLWKPNSENAGFTEVQTFKGHTNYVVSVTILKKSDILPNGLIVTGGNDKLMCGFLPESPEPVFTETSHTNTVCKIVPGVLPNTFLTSSWDMTARLWKITVNPDHTYQPVLLTIFKGHTAAVWSSIQLSNNQVITCSADKTLLIHNILHGDPENSSVAIKKLTGHTDCVRDLAALLGDEFLSCSNDATVKRWSAGTGECIETFYGHPSYIYSLSVFCGTDMTNSLVVTGGEDRYLNVWQSSEQQVILQPAQSIWAVTILPNTDIVIGSSDGLIRIFSTDSNRQATNEAQAAFQEQVDNVNQVAQKEVGGIKVDSLPGPEVLYKPGKSDGQIIMVNENGKPICYKWLSNVGKWDKIGDVLSASDPNKNMHEGKEYDFVWNVDIEDGAPPLKLPFNRDEDPWVVAQAFIHKHDLPQSYLETVANFIISNAKTAPPPLPANQGYVDPYTGAARYVPSNNGTSSSGSNSQNHFTEQLGQVSSGYNKFFPQTTYLKFDQANTSTILSKIEEFNKKAGDSFNKLNQSQLDSLVKLCDVNISPDEDSIKILISLLDWPKDILFPVLDITRLAVRNKRVNDLLCSNNLIMDKLLPHIHDIEKPTNQMLAFRCLCNLMHHEKGELLVVKNYEEFLKFIRNLSNENLSQKPLQIAVATLMLNFSVMIKQSDDEIAIQLVNNTINVVCPRLTEPEAMFRCFVAIGTLLSLKYPPTLTEQIRDYIELMASNSEPSKVLSCCKHLMTIIGK
- the LOC100574175 gene encoding protein FAM183A-like isoform X2 encodes the protein MYNYTLLVELYKKEKQFQKVYTTFRPNLKAPPVTGKFYARHEANVNQGEPNDHYIELLAQAKSLGPKNKFPSPKTENQRYGWHDKSFIPRNEDILMFPHVEAPEIKLDIILKQNYKNEVPFSGIPFKL